CTGGCCAAGCATATCGACGTGTCGCTTGCGTTGTCGCTGCATGCGCCGAACGACGAACTGCGTAACCAGCTGGTACCGATCAACAGAAAGTACCCGCTGAAGATGCTGCTGGAATCGTGCATGGGCTACATGTCCACCCTGGGTGGCAAGCGCGTGCTGACCGTCGAATACACCTTGCTCAAGGACGTAAACGACCAGCCTGAACATGCCGCACAGATGATCGAGCTGCTGCGCGACATTCCCTGCAAGATCAACCTGATTCCGTTCAACCCGTTCCCGCATTCGGGTTACGAGCGGCCTAGCAACAATGCTATCCGTCGCTTCCAGGACCTGCTGCACCACGGTGGCTTCAACGTCACCACCCGCACCACCCGTGGCGAAGATATCGACGCTGCCTGTGGTCAGCTGGTCGGCCAGGTCAATGACCGTACCCGCCGCAGCGAACGCTACATCGCAGTACGCCAGCTCTCTGCCGACGCTGAGCTCCCAGACAGCGCCGCGCGCCACTGAGACCGGCCCCATGAGCCTGCGCGCCGCGCTGTCGACCCTTGCGCTTGTGCTGCTGGCCGGCTGCGTGTCGGGCGGCGCGAGCGACCCTTTGGCCAATCGGCAGGGCAGGGCGGAGGCAGGGCGGGCATACGTACAGCTTGGGCTTGGCTATTTGCAACAAGGTTTGCCCGAACAGGCCAAGGCGCCGTTAGGCAAGGCGCTGGCCCTGGACACCCGCAACGCTGATGCTCGCGCGGCCTTGGCACTGGTATTTCAGGCCGAAGGCGAGCCAGCGCTGGCCGAGACCCAGTTCAAAAAGGCACTGGCAGCACGTCCGGGCGATACGCGAATTCGCAACAACTACGGCAGTTTCCTATATGCTCAGCAACGTTTTGCCGAAGCCGAGCAGATGTTTCGCCTAGCCAGCGCCGATAGCCTGTATCCTGAGCGCTCACGGGTGTATGAAAACCTTGGCCTGACGGCGCTGAAGCTGGAAAATCGCGACCAGGCGCACGCTTATCTGTCCAAGGCCCTGCAGCTCAACCAGCGGCAGCCCAGGGCGTTGCTGGAAATGGCTGAGTTGTCCTACGAAAACAGGCATTATGTGCCGTCCCGGGACTACTACGATCGTTTCAGCCAGCTGAGCGATCAAAGCGCCCGCAGCCTCCTGCTGGGCAGCCGTCTTGCCCGGGTGTTCGACGAGCAGGGCACACTGGCCGAGCTGGGCCAGCAATTACAACGACTTTATCCCGGTACGCCGGAATATCAGCAATACCTGTCGGAGCAACGATGAAAGCCGCGCATCCCGAAGTAGCAGCAGCGACTGGCCAGAACCCCGGTGAGCTGTTGCGCCAGGCCCGCGAAAAACGGGAGTGGTCGCAAGCCGAGGTGGCCCGCAAGCTCAACCTCACCGTAAGTTCGCTGAACCACGTGGAAACCGGCGCCTTCGACAAGCTGCCAGGACATACCTTCGCCCGTGGCTACATCCGCGCCTACGCCAAGCTCATGGATCTGGATCAGGCTCCTCTGGTCGAGGCCTTCGACCAGTACACCGGTACCCATGCCAAGGGCAGCGAAGTGCATTCGCTGGGCCGCATCGAAGAGCCGGTGCGCCTGTCGCACAACATCCTGCGCGGTGTCAGCCTGCTGCTGCTGGTCGCCGTGGTGGGCGGCAGCTTCATCTGGTGGCAGGACCAGGGCAGCCTGCGTGGCAAGGACCTGGCCAAAATCGCCCTGGAGCATGTCGAGGTCGAAAGTGCCGACGGCACCACCCAGATTCACCCCCTGGACGAGCCTGAAGACCAGGCCGTGACCGCCAGTCAGCAGGCCGAGGGCGCACCGTTGCCGCTGGAGCCGGCTCCGGCCGAACAGGCCGCGCAGACCGCAGCAGAGGCTACGCCGGCAGCCCCGGCGCCTGCCCAACCCGTTCAGCAAGTACCTGCAACACCGACACCTGCTCCGGTTGTGCCAGACGCGCCTGCAGCGCCGGCTACCCCTGCAGCGCCGGTAGCCAGCGTGCCAGCGGCCGCCGCCGAGTCTGCCGCCGTACCGGCGGGTAGCGCGAAGGTCGCCATCCAATTCACCGCCGATTGCTGGACCCAGGTTACCGATGGCAACGGCAAGGTGCTGTTCAGCGCCGTCAAGCGCAAGGGCGACAACCTGGAACTGACTGGCAAGCCGCCGTTCGCGTTGCACCTGGGCTTTGCCCGCGGCGCCCAGGTCAGCTTCAACGGCCAGGCCGTCGATGTTGCCCCGTTCACCAGTGGCGAGACCGCTCGCCTGAAGTTGGGACAGTAAGTCATGCACGGCGAATCTCCGATCAAACGTCGCGAATCCCGCAAAATCTGGGTCGGCAATGTGCCGGTGGGTGGTGATGCCCCCATCGCGGTGCAGAGCATGACCAACACCGACACCAACGACGTCGCCGCCACCGTGGCGCAGATCCAGCGCCTGGTCGATGCCGGCGTCGACATCGTGCGCGTCTCGGTGCCCGACATGGACGCCGCCGAAGCGTTCGGCAAGATCAAGCAGCTGGTCAGCGTGCCGCTGGTCGCCGATATCCACTTCGACTACAAGATCGCCCTGCGCGTGGCCGAACTGGGCGTCGACTGCCTGCGAATCAACCCAGGCAACATCGGCCGTGAAGACCGTGTGCGCGCCGTGGTCGATGCCGCACGCGATCGGGGCATTCCGATCCGTATCGGTGTCAACGCAGGGTCCCTGGAAAAGGACTTGCAGAAGAAATACGGCGAGCCGACCCCGGCCGCACTGGTCGAATCTGCCCTGCGCCACGTGGAGCACCTGGACCGTCTGGACTTCCAGGACTTCAAAGTCAGCGTCAAGGCATCCGACGTCTTCATGGCCGTCGAGGCCTACCGTCTGTTGGCCAAGCAGATCATCCAGCCGCTGCACCTGGGCATCACCGAAGCCGGTGGCCTGCGCTCGGGCACGGTGAAATCCGCCGTCGGCCTCGGTATGCTGCTGGCCGAAGGCATTGGCGATACCATCCGCATCTCGCTTGCGGCCGACCCGGTCGAGGAAGTGAAGGTCGGCTACGACATCCTCAAGTCGCTGCACCTGCGTTCGCGTGGCATCAACTTCATCGCCTGCCCGAGCTGCTCGCGGCAGAACTTCGATGTGGTCAAGACCATGAACGAGCTGGAAGGGCGCCTTGAAGACCTGCTGGTACCGCTGGACGTGGCGGTGATCGGCTGTGTGGTCAACGGCCCCGGCGAAGCCAAGGAAGCCCACGTGGGGCTGACCGGCGGCACGCCGAACCTGATCTACATCGACGGCAAGCCTGCGCAGAAGCTGACCAATGACAACCTGGTCGATGAGCTGGAAAAACTCATCCGCCAGAAAGCGGCCGAAAAGGTCGAGGCTGACGCGGCGCTGATCGCCCGAAGCTGACACACAGATTCGTAAGGACTTTTCGTGAGCAAATCGCTGCAAGCCATTCGTGGCATGAACGACATCCTGCCGGAGCAGTCGCCGCTGTGGCGCTACTTCGAAGGCACCGTGGCCGGCCTGCTGGACACCTATGGGTACAGCCAGATCCGCACGCCGATCGTCGAGTTCACCGAGCTGTTCAAGCGCTCAATCGGTGAAGTGACCGACATCGTCGAGAAAGAGATGTACACCTTCGAGGACCGCAACGGCGATTCGCTGACGCTGCGTCCCGAAGGCACCGCCGCCTGCGTGCGTGCCGTGCTCGAGCACGGCATCACCGGCAACGGCCAGGTGCAGAAGCTCTGGTACATCGGCCAGATGTTCCGCCACGAACGCCCTCAGAAAGGCCGCTATCGCCAGTTCCACCAGATTGGCGTCGAAGTGTTCAACCTGGACGGTCCGGACATCGATGCCGAGCTGATCATGCTGACCTGGCGCCTGTGGGGCCTGCTGGGCATCCAGGATGCGGTCAAGCTCGAACTGAACAGCCTTGGCACCAGCGAAGCCCGTGCCCGCTACCGTGACGCCCTGGTCGAGTTCCTCTCGGCGCGCCTGGAGCAGCTTGACGAAGACAGCCAGCGTCGCCTCAAGAGCAACCCGCTGCGTATCCTCGACAGCAAGGACCAGGGCACTCAGGCTGTGCTGGTTGGTGCGCCGAAGCTGGAAGACTACCTGGACGAGGATTCCCGCGTGCACTTCGAGGGCCTGAAGGCACGCCTCGACGCAGCGGGTATTCCGTTCGTGATCAACACCAAGCTGGTACGTGGCCTGGACTACTACAGCAAGACCGTATTCGAGTGGGTCACCGACAAGCTTGGCGCCCAGGGCACGGTCTGCGCCGGTGGCCGATACGATGGCCTGGTCGAGCAGATGGGCGGCAAGCCGACCACGGGCGTGGGCTTTGCCATGGGCATCGAACGCCTGATCCTGTTGCTGGAGACCCTCGGCAAGGTGCCGGAGTCGATCAGCCGCCAGATCGACGTCTACCTCTGCGCTTTCGGCGAGCAGGCCGAACTGGCTGGCCTGCGCCTGTCCGAAAGCCTGCGCGATCGTCTGCCGGGCCTGCGCCTGGCGGTCAACGCCGGCGGTGGCAGCTTCAAGAGCCAGTTCAAGAAGGCCGACAAGAGCGGGGCGCTGTATGCCCTCATCCTCGGTGACGATGAGCTTGCACAGCAGGTCATCGGTCTCAAGCCCCTGCGTGGCCAGGGCGAACAACAGAACATTGCCTGGGATGCTCTGGCAGAGCACCTGGAAGCCGCTGTCGCGCAGGCGTGACAGGGTCAAACCGCCGAATTGCTGAAAAGGAGTATTGGGGTGTCGAGTACCGATGATGAAGGCCTGGCCGCAGCCAAGGACTGGTGGAACCGCAACGGCAAGCCGCTGCTGACCGGTGCCCTGCTGGCCGGTGTGGTGGTGCTGGGCTGGAATACCTGGCACAAGTACCAGAGCAACCAGTCGCAAGGCGCCTCGCAGCTGTATCAGGCATTGCTGGAAACCAGCCTAACGCCAACTGGCCAGCCTGACCCGACCAAGGTCGCCGAACTGGCCGGCAAGCTCAAGAGCGAATTCGGCGGTACGGCTTACGCCCAGTACGGCAGCCTGTTCGTAGCCAAGGTCGCAGTCGACAGCGGCAAGCTCGACGATGCGGCTGCCGAGCTCAAGGGCGTGCTGGACAAGCCGGCCGACGTGACCCTGGGCGAAATCGCACGCCAGCGCCTGGCGCGCGTGCTGGCTGCCCAGAACAAGGCCGAAGATGCCCTGAAACTGCTCGACGGCGACGCCGATAAGGCGTTCCTGGCCAGCCGTGAAGAATTGAAGGGCGACCTGCTGGTACAGCTCGGTCGCGCCGACGATGCCCACGGTGCATACGAAAAAGCCAAGGCCGCGCTGTCCGATGACGCAGCGGTCGGTGGCCTGCAACTGAAGCTGGATGATCTGGCCAAAGGGGACGCGTGACGTGATCGGTTGGAAACAAGCAGCAGTGCTGACCCTGGCCGTACTGGCCGCAGGTTGCAGCAGCAACAGCAAGAAGGAACTGCCTCCGGCCGAGCTGACCAAGTTCACCGAAGAAGTGGTGCTGAAGAAGCAGTGGAGCCGTTCGATCGGTGACGGCCAGGGTGAAACCTACAACACCCTGGTACCGGCCATCGAGAACGACCGTATCTACGCCTCCGACGTCAATGGCGAAGTCTTCGCCCTCGACCGCATCACCGGTGACGTGGTGTGGAAGAAGGAACTGGACAAGCCGGTTTCCGGCGCTGTCGGTGTTGGCTATGGCCTGGTCATGCTCGGCACTCTCAAGGGTGAAGTGATTGCCCTGGACTCGAGCACGGGTGAGGAGCGCTGGAAAGCGCGCGTGACCAGCGAAGTGCTGGCTCCGCCTGCCAACAACGGTGACGTTGTGGTGGTGCAGACCCAGGATGACCGCCTCATCGGCCTGGATGCCGCCACTGGCGACCGTCGCTGGATCTACGAGAACACCCCGGCCGTACTGACCCTGCGTGGCACCGGTGCACCGATCGCCACCAACCGCCTGGCCGTTGCGGGCCTCTCCACCGGCAAGGTGGTAGCGGTGGACATCAACAACGGCGTGCCCGTGTGGGAAAGCCGTGTGGCCATTCCGCAAGGGCGTTCCGAGTTGGACCGCGTGGTCGATATCGACGGCGGCCTGCTGCTGTCCGGTGGTACCCTGTACGTCAGCACCTACCAGGGTCGCGTTGCCGGCCTGGACCTGGAAAGCGGCCGCGTGCTGTGGCAGCGTGATGCCTCGAGCTACGTCGGTGTCGCCCAGGGCTACGGCAACGTCTACGTCAGCGAGGCTTCGGGTACTGTCGAGAGCGTCGACGAGCGCTCCTCCAGCGCCTTGTGGACCAATGACTCGATGGCACGCCGTCAACTGTCGGCTCCGGAAGTGTTTTCCAGCTACGTGGCCGTGGGTGATTTCGAGGGTTACCTGCACCTGCTCAGCCAGGTCGATGGCCGTTTCGTCGGCCGTGAACGTATCGACAGCGATGGCCTGCGTGCCCGGCCCCTGGTGGTCGGCGACACCATCTACGTCTTTGGCAACAGCGGCAAGCTCGAGGCACTGACCATCCGCTGAAGCTATGCTCAAGACCGCTAAGGGTCTTGAGTTGCGGCGTAGGACACGCCGCCCGAACTCCGGCCGCTGCCTTGCAGCGGCCTTTGCATTTTCAAGAATTCAAGAGTGGAGAGCCGCATGGTTCCCGTAATCGCCCTGGTGGGCCGGCCGAACGTCGGCAAATCCACCATGTTCAACCGCCTGACCAAGACCCGCGATGCCATCGTCGGTGACCTGTCGGGCCTGACCCGTGACCGCCAGTATGGTGATGCCAGCTGGCAGGGTCGTTCGTACATCCTGATCGACACCGGTGGTATCACCGGTGACGAAGTGGGCATGGACGAGAAGATGGCCGAGCAGTCGCTGATGGCCATTGAAGAAGCCGACTATGTGCTGTTCCTGGTCGATGCCCGCGCCGGCATGACCGCCGCCGACCAGATGATTGCCGAGCACCTGCGCAAGCGCAACAAGTCGGCCATCCTGGTGGCCAACAAGATCGACAACATCGACGCCGACGTCGCCCGCGCCGAATTTTCGCCGCTGGGCATGGGCAACGCCATTCCGGTGGCGGGCTCCCAGGGCCGTGGCATCAACCAGCTGATGGAGTCGGTGCTGGGCCATATTCCTCGCGATGCCGAGGAAGAAGCCCTTGACCAGGAAGTAGCCGAAGGCGAGGAAGCGGTCCGTATTCCGGGCCCGAGCGAAAAGGATGGCATCAAGATCGCCATCATCGGCCGCCCCAACGTTGGCAAGTCGACCCTGGTCAACCGCATGCTCGGCGAAGAGCGCGTGGTGGTCTACGACCAGCCTGGCACTACCCGTGACAGTATCTACATCCCGTTCGAGCGCGATGACGAGAAGTACACCTTCATCGACACCGCCGGGGTGCGCAAGCGCGGCAAGATCCACGAGGAAGTCGAGAAATTCTCGGTGGTGAAGACCCTGCAGGCGATCAAAGACGCCAACGTGGTGATCTTCGTCATGGACGCCCGCGAAGGCGTGGTCGACCACGACCTCAACCTGCTGGGCTTCGCCCTCGAAGCCGGCCGTGCCATCGTCATCGCCCTGAACAAATGGGATGGCATGGAGCCGGGTGAACGCGACTACGTGAAGACCGAGCTGGAGCGCCGGCTGTTCTTCGTCGACTTCGCCGACATCCACTTCATCTCGGCGCTGCACGGCACTGGTGTGGGCCACCTGTACAAGTCGGTACAGGCCGCATTCAAGTCGGCGGTGACCCGCTGGCCGACCAGCCGCCTGACGCAGATCCTCGAAGACGCCGTCAGCGAGCACCAGCCGCCGCTGGTCAACGGTCGCCGCATCAAGTTGCGCTATGCCCACCTGGGCGGTGCCAACCCGCCGCTGATCGTGATCCACGGTAACCAGACCGAGAAGATTCCCAAGTCGTACTCGCGTTACCTGGAAAACACCTACCGCCGTGTGCTCAAGCTGGTCGGTACGCCGATTCGCATCGAGTACAAGGGCGGTGAGAACCCGTACGAGGGCAAGAAGAACACCCTCACCGACCGCCAGGTCAACAAGAAGCGCCGCTTGATGTCGCACCACAAGAAGGCCGAGAAGAAACGCCGCGACAAGCGCTGATAGCCGGCTGGCTTCATCGCCGGCGAGCCGGCTACCACAGGAAAAGCACAGGCCTCTAGGGCTGTGGGGTATCTGTGGGAGCCGGTTTGCCGGCGCTTAGGCCCTTTGATCCAAGGCAATCCCCCTATTGTTTCAACCTTTTTCCTGACTGCTTGATCCGCTATGCTCGGGTTCCACCCCGTGCCGGATACACCCCAGGAAAGAGGGCTCCATGATCCGCAGCAAACTGCCGAATGTCGGCACGACCATCTTCACCACCATGTCCCAGCTCGCCGTGCAGACCGGTGCGCTCAACCTCTCCCAAGGTTTCCCCGACTTCAATGGCCCGCAGGCATTGCTCGATGCAGTCGGCCGCCATGTGGCCGCGGGGCATAACCAGTACGCACCGATGACCGGCTTGCCCGCCTTGCGTCAGCAAGTGGCGGCCAAGGTCGAGCGGCTGTACGGCGCCAGGGTTGATGCCGACCAGGAAGTGACCATCACCCCCGGTGCCACCGAAGCGATTTTCTGTGCCATCCAGGCAGTCATCCAGGCGGGTGACGAGGTGATCGTTTTCGACCCCTGCTACGACAGCTACGAGCCTTCCGTGGAGTTGGCCGGTGGCCGTTGCGTGCACGTGCAGCTCAGCGACGGTGACTTCCGTATCGACTGGCAGACGTTCAGCGATGCCCTGAGCCCGCGCACGCGCATGGTCATCCTCAATTCACCGCACAACCCCAGCGGTGCCCTGATCACCCGCGACGACCTCGACCAGTTAGCGCACCTGATCGCCGAGCGTGATATCTATTTGGTCAGTGACGAAGTCTACGAGCACCTGGTCTACGACGGCGTGCACCACGCCAGCGTACTGGCCCATGACGAGTTGTATGCGCGTGCCTTCGTGGTCAGCTCGTTCGGCAAGACATATCACGTGACCGGTTGGAAAACCGGCTATGTGATCGCCCCTCCGGCACTGAGCGCGGAGCTGCGCAAGGTGCACCAGTACGTCAACTTCTGTGGCGTCACGCCGTTGCAGTGCGCGTTGGCCGACTTCATGGCCGAGCACCCGCAGCACCTTGATGAGCTGCCGGGCTTCTACCAGGCCAAGCGCGACCTGTTCTGCGACCTGCTCGAAGGCTCGCGATTCAGCTTTACCCGCACCGCCGGTACCTACTTCCAGTTGGTGGACTACTCGCAGATCCGCCCCGACCTGAATGACGTCGACATGGCCCTGTGGCTGACCCGTGAGCACGGCGTGGCGACCATCCCTGTATCGGTGTTCTACCAGCAACCTATCCCCGAGCAACGCCTGGTACGCCTGTGCTTTGCCAAACGTGAGGAGACGCTGCGTCAGGCAGCGGAAAAACTATGCGCGATCTGAGTGCACTGCCCAACTTGAAAATCGCCTTGGTCCAGACCACCCTGGCCTGGCACGACCGCGAAGCGAACTACGCGCATTTCGAGGTGCTGCTGGACCAGGCTGGCGATGCCGACCTGGTGATCCTGCCGGAGATGTTCACCACCGGCTTTTCCATGGAATCGGAGCGCTTGGCCGAGCCCGAGAACGGTTCGACCTACAAGTGGCTGAAGGCCCAGGCCAAGCGGATCGATGCGGTGATTACCGGCAGCGTGATCATTCAAGCCGCCGACGGCAGCCACCGCAACCGCCTGCTGTGGGCGAGGCCTGATGGCGAGATTCTGCACTATGACAAGCGCCACCTGTTCCGCATGGCTGGGGAGCACAAGCACTACACCCCAGGTGAGCGCCAGGTGCAGTTCGAGATCAAGGGATGGCGGGTGCGCCCGCTGATCTGCT
The Pseudomonas sp. KU43P genome window above contains:
- the hisS gene encoding histidine--tRNA ligase; amino-acid sequence: MSKSLQAIRGMNDILPEQSPLWRYFEGTVAGLLDTYGYSQIRTPIVEFTELFKRSIGEVTDIVEKEMYTFEDRNGDSLTLRPEGTAACVRAVLEHGITGNGQVQKLWYIGQMFRHERPQKGRYRQFHQIGVEVFNLDGPDIDAELIMLTWRLWGLLGIQDAVKLELNSLGTSEARARYRDALVEFLSARLEQLDEDSQRRLKSNPLRILDSKDQGTQAVLVGAPKLEDYLDEDSRVHFEGLKARLDAAGIPFVINTKLVRGLDYYSKTVFEWVTDKLGAQGTVCAGGRYDGLVEQMGGKPTTGVGFAMGIERLILLLETLGKVPESISRQIDVYLCAFGEQAELAGLRLSESLRDRLPGLRLAVNAGGGSFKSQFKKADKSGALYALILGDDELAQQVIGLKPLRGQGEQQNIAWDALAEHLEAAVAQA
- a CDS encoding RodZ domain-containing protein; translated protein: MKAAHPEVAAATGQNPGELLRQAREKREWSQAEVARKLNLTVSSLNHVETGAFDKLPGHTFARGYIRAYAKLMDLDQAPLVEAFDQYTGTHAKGSEVHSLGRIEEPVRLSHNILRGVSLLLLVAVVGGSFIWWQDQGSLRGKDLAKIALEHVEVESADGTTQIHPLDEPEDQAVTASQQAEGAPLPLEPAPAEQAAQTAAEATPAAPAPAQPVQQVPATPTPAPVVPDAPAAPATPAAPVASVPAAAAESAAVPAGSAKVAIQFTADCWTQVTDGNGKVLFSAVKRKGDNLELTGKPPFALHLGFARGAQVSFNGQAVDVAPFTSGETARLKLGQ
- the pilW gene encoding type IV pilus biogenesis/stability protein PilW, with the translated sequence MSLRAALSTLALVLLAGCVSGGASDPLANRQGRAEAGRAYVQLGLGYLQQGLPEQAKAPLGKALALDTRNADARAALALVFQAEGEPALAETQFKKALAARPGDTRIRNNYGSFLYAQQRFAEAEQMFRLASADSLYPERSRVYENLGLTALKLENRDQAHAYLSKALQLNQRQPRALLEMAELSYENRHYVPSRDYYDRFSQLSDQSARSLLLGSRLARVFDEQGTLAELGQQLQRLYPGTPEYQQYLSEQR
- the bamB gene encoding outer membrane protein assembly factor BamB, whose product is MIGWKQAAVLTLAVLAAGCSSNSKKELPPAELTKFTEEVVLKKQWSRSIGDGQGETYNTLVPAIENDRIYASDVNGEVFALDRITGDVVWKKELDKPVSGAVGVGYGLVMLGTLKGEVIALDSSTGEERWKARVTSEVLAPPANNGDVVVVQTQDDRLIGLDAATGDRRWIYENTPAVLTLRGTGAPIATNRLAVAGLSTGKVVAVDINNGVPVWESRVAIPQGRSELDRVVDIDGGLLLSGGTLYVSTYQGRVAGLDLESGRVLWQRDASSYVGVAQGYGNVYVSEASGTVESVDERSSSALWTNDSMARRQLSAPEVFSSYVAVGDFEGYLHLLSQVDGRFVGRERIDSDGLRARPLVVGDTIYVFGNSGKLEALTIR
- a CDS encoding pyridoxal phosphate-dependent aminotransferase, with the translated sequence MIRSKLPNVGTTIFTTMSQLAVQTGALNLSQGFPDFNGPQALLDAVGRHVAAGHNQYAPMTGLPALRQQVAAKVERLYGARVDADQEVTITPGATEAIFCAIQAVIQAGDEVIVFDPCYDSYEPSVELAGGRCVHVQLSDGDFRIDWQTFSDALSPRTRMVILNSPHNPSGALITRDDLDQLAHLIAERDIYLVSDEVYEHLVYDGVHHASVLAHDELYARAFVVSSFGKTYHVTGWKTGYVIAPPALSAELRKVHQYVNFCGVTPLQCALADFMAEHPQHLDELPGFYQAKRDLFCDLLEGSRFSFTRTAGTYFQLVDYSQIRPDLNDVDMALWLTREHGVATIPVSVFYQQPIPEQRLVRLCFAKREETLRQAAEKLCAI
- a CDS encoding amidohydrolase, with translation MRDLSALPNLKIALVQTTLAWHDREANYAHFEVLLDQAGDADLVILPEMFTTGFSMESERLAEPENGSTYKWLKAQAKRIDAVITGSVIIQAADGSHRNRLLWARPDGEILHYDKRHLFRMAGEHKHYTPGERQVQFEIKGWRVRPLICYDLRFPVWSRDAQDTDLLLYTANWPAARRQHWNRLLPARGIENLCYVAAVNRVGTDGKGFAYSGDSQVLDFQGESLLSAGEADGVFTAVLSAAELAAYRTKFPANLDADTFELH
- the der gene encoding ribosome biogenesis GTPase Der, producing MVPVIALVGRPNVGKSTMFNRLTKTRDAIVGDLSGLTRDRQYGDASWQGRSYILIDTGGITGDEVGMDEKMAEQSLMAIEEADYVLFLVDARAGMTAADQMIAEHLRKRNKSAILVANKIDNIDADVARAEFSPLGMGNAIPVAGSQGRGINQLMESVLGHIPRDAEEEALDQEVAEGEEAVRIPGPSEKDGIKIAIIGRPNVGKSTLVNRMLGEERVVVYDQPGTTRDSIYIPFERDDEKYTFIDTAGVRKRGKIHEEVEKFSVVKTLQAIKDANVVIFVMDAREGVVDHDLNLLGFALEAGRAIVIALNKWDGMEPGERDYVKTELERRLFFVDFADIHFISALHGTGVGHLYKSVQAAFKSAVTRWPTSRLTQILEDAVSEHQPPLVNGRRIKLRYAHLGGANPPLIVIHGNQTEKIPKSYSRYLENTYRRVLKLVGTPIRIEYKGGENPYEGKKNTLTDRQVNKKRRLMSHHKKAEKKRRDKR
- a CDS encoding YfgM family protein, coding for MSSTDDEGLAAAKDWWNRNGKPLLTGALLAGVVVLGWNTWHKYQSNQSQGASQLYQALLETSLTPTGQPDPTKVAELAGKLKSEFGGTAYAQYGSLFVAKVAVDSGKLDDAAAELKGVLDKPADVTLGEIARQRLARVLAAQNKAEDALKLLDGDADKAFLASREELKGDLLVQLGRADDAHGAYEKAKAALSDDAAVGGLQLKLDDLAKGDA
- the ispG gene encoding flavodoxin-dependent (E)-4-hydroxy-3-methylbut-2-enyl-diphosphate synthase; this encodes MHGESPIKRRESRKIWVGNVPVGGDAPIAVQSMTNTDTNDVAATVAQIQRLVDAGVDIVRVSVPDMDAAEAFGKIKQLVSVPLVADIHFDYKIALRVAELGVDCLRINPGNIGREDRVRAVVDAARDRGIPIRIGVNAGSLEKDLQKKYGEPTPAALVESALRHVEHLDRLDFQDFKVSVKASDVFMAVEAYRLLAKQIIQPLHLGITEAGGLRSGTVKSAVGLGMLLAEGIGDTIRISLAADPVEEVKVGYDILKSLHLRSRGINFIACPSCSRQNFDVVKTMNELEGRLEDLLVPLDVAVIGCVVNGPGEAKEAHVGLTGGTPNLIYIDGKPAQKLTNDNLVDELEKLIRQKAAEKVEADAALIARS